The Zavarzinella sp. sequence TTCTTTTACGATATTCGTGCTATGCTTTAAAATATTTTGCGAAAAATGAAAAAAGACACAAAAATGAAGTTTTCTTCATTTTATTTCTGAAAATTGCTACCACATTTTCTTAAAATTGACCACTCAGGGCATTTTTGCGACGATTATCGACCTTCGCCGATCCATAGTGTATAACGACTATCCTGCTTTTTAATATCTAGTTGCGGGCGGTATATGGACTGGACCAGTATTGGCATCGTCGATGGAATGCTCCTGTTCACATTCACCAGTGTGGGCCTGGCAGCTGTTGTGGTGGCCTGGGCTGTCCAGAATGGTGAATTCCGCAACAGCCAGCGAACTGCAGAATCATTATTTGATTCGGAAGAACCAATTGGCACACCCACTGACCGATTGTGGTTTCCTGCCGAAAAGAACAGTGGAAACACTACCGAAGGAGACCAGTAGGCGTGTCCGTAGATTCCCTGCAACCAGCGGTGCACCAGGCGACGATCGATGATCGTCAGCAGTGGGATAAATCGTGCCGCACTCCCGTGTTGTTTCTGTTTTTGAGCTCCTTGTTCTGGCTGATTGTGGGTTCCACATTAGCCTTACTGGCATCGCTGAAAATGCACATGCCGGAGTTTCTGACCGATTGGAGTTTTCTCACATTTGGCCGGGTTCGCCCCGCCCACCTGAATACGGTTGCGTATGGCTGGGCTACAATGTCTGGTGTGGGAGTGGCTTTCTGGATGATGTGCCGATTATCCCACCGCCCACTGGTAGCACCCTTTCTGGCGAATCTGGGCACACTGATCTGGAATGTGGGCGTTGCGGTAGGCACGGTGGGCATCCTGATCGGGAATAGTACCAGTATTGAGTGGCTGGAATTTCCGAAATCTGCCCCACCGATTCTGGCGTGCGGTCTTTTAATGATGTCGCTGGTGATGTTACTGACCTTCTTTGGTCGGCGCGAACGTCACGTCTATGTGACCCAGTGGTACATTATTGGTGCGGTCGTCTGGATGCCCGCACTCTACGTAATCGCCACCATTCTGTGTGTCTATCTGCCGGCAAAGGGCGTCATTCAATCGACGGTCAACTGGTGGTATGCCCACAACGTACTTGGTTTATGGATGACACCCATTGGCATTGGCGCCGCCTACTATCTGATTCCCAAAGTAATTGGCAGGCCAGTTCACAGTTACCGCCTCAGTCTGATCGGTTTTTGGACCCTGGCCCTGTTCTATTCATGGGCCGGGATGCACCATTTGATCGGCGGGCCAATCCCTGCCTGGCTGATTACTGCCTCCACAGTGGCATCGATCATGATGTTCATTCCGGTAATCGCCGTCGCGATCAACCACCACCTGACAATGCGTGGGCATTTCAAGGAACTGCGTTATAGTCCCACCCTGCGGTTCGTGGTATTTGGGGCAATGGCTTATACTGCGGTCAGTTTTCAGGGCTCGATCGAAGCATTAAGAAGTTTTAATGTGCTGGTGCACTTCACGCACTATACGGTGGCACACGCCCACCTTGGGCTGTACGGTTTTTTTACGAT is a genomic window containing:
- a CDS encoding cbb3-type cytochrome c oxidase subunit I → MSVDSLQPAVHQATIDDRQQWDKSCRTPVLFLFLSSLFWLIVGSTLALLASLKMHMPEFLTDWSFLTFGRVRPAHLNTVAYGWATMSGVGVAFWMMCRLSHRPLVAPFLANLGTLIWNVGVAVGTVGILIGNSTSIEWLEFPKSAPPILACGLLMMSLVMLLTFFGRRERHVYVTQWYIIGAVVWMPALYVIATILCVYLPAKGVIQSTVNWWYAHNVLGLWMTPIGIGAAYYLIPKVIGRPVHSYRLSLIGFWTLALFYSWAGMHHLIGGPIPAWLITASTVASIMMFIPVIAVAINHHLTMRGHFKELRYSPTLRFVVFGAMAYTAVSFQGSIEALRSFNVLVHFTHYTVAHAHLGLYGFFTMTMFGAGYYIIPRLTGRQWQMTWLIKAHFWLTAGGITLYFVALTIGGLYQGNALLNPSIKFIRVVIDTLPYLELRSYAGIAMTLGHLIFALLVCMNVVGFGRPLPPPQNSTTSPDSKEFGTP